In the Kribbella sp. NBC_00482 genome, one interval contains:
- a CDS encoding class I SAM-dependent methyltransferase, which translates to MERDQSFDHLAERYDRLGELTADHVADWLPTVLPDRRRRAIDLGCGAGRHAVVLADYFDQVDAIDLSGPMIRLARHKRPRSNITYLESGILEVSGQYDFVTTSATLHHVTDLPAVLRHIRSLVAVGGCAALADTVSPRPANPRWWLYGGEVRKLARNLIHRNPHAWEIFGLATGDWLDHRVSDRYLSRAGFEQAYGAVFPEGRFVQVGSQCAVIWGRPDVTALI; encoded by the coding sequence ATGGAGCGCGACCAGTCGTTCGATCACCTAGCGGAGCGGTATGACCGACTCGGCGAACTGACCGCCGACCACGTCGCCGACTGGCTCCCGACCGTCCTGCCCGATCGCCGCCGCCGAGCCATCGACCTCGGCTGCGGCGCGGGCCGGCACGCCGTCGTACTCGCGGACTACTTCGATCAGGTCGACGCGATCGACCTCTCCGGCCCGATGATCCGCCTCGCCCGCCACAAGCGTCCGCGCTCGAACATCACCTACCTCGAGTCCGGCATCCTCGAGGTCTCGGGGCAGTACGACTTCGTCACCACGTCGGCCACCCTGCACCATGTCACCGACCTCCCTGCGGTGCTGCGGCACATCCGCTCCCTCGTCGCGGTCGGCGGTTGCGCAGCCCTCGCAGATACGGTGTCACCCCGTCCCGCGAATCCGCGCTGGTGGCTGTACGGCGGCGAGGTCCGCAAGCTCGCGCGCAACCTGATCCACCGCAATCCGCACGCCTGGGAGATCTTCGGGCTGGCGACCGGCGACTGGCTCGACCACCGCGTCTCCGACCGGTACCTGAGCCGCGCGGGGTTCGAGCAGGCATACGGCGCCGTGTTCCCGGAGGGTCGCTTCGTGCAGGTCGGCAGTCAGTGCGCGGTGATCTGGGGTCGACCAGATGTGACAGCGCTTATATAA
- a CDS encoding LLM class flavin-dependent oxidoreductase, translating to MRFSINIPNFGDFADAHTVARVAKAAEDAGWDGLFFWDHVVHSKERRRGQPFGDPWMLMTAAALATSRIKLGPLVTPVARRRPEQLARQVATLDGLSGGRVIFGAGLGGPIDDEFGSFGDETDPKVLASRLDEGLDLLAAYWSGERVDHTGEHYRADDVELLPATVQQPRPPVWIAGYWPRKAPMRRAARWDGAVPLFKTANHGEAPPVDELRDLVAFINDQREHTSTPYDVIVGGISPADLARSRALVEPLAEAGATWWDERQLITGTDFYRLDPVLRRIEQGPPSLG from the coding sequence ATGCGCTTTTCGATCAACATTCCGAACTTCGGCGACTTCGCAGACGCTCACACGGTCGCGCGGGTGGCGAAGGCTGCCGAGGACGCCGGCTGGGACGGGCTGTTCTTCTGGGACCACGTAGTGCACAGCAAGGAGCGGCGGCGCGGCCAGCCGTTCGGCGACCCGTGGATGCTGATGACGGCGGCCGCGTTGGCGACGTCGCGGATCAAGCTCGGTCCGCTGGTCACGCCGGTCGCGCGGCGGCGGCCCGAGCAACTCGCGCGGCAGGTCGCCACCCTCGACGGGCTGAGCGGCGGCCGGGTGATCTTCGGCGCCGGGCTCGGTGGGCCGATCGACGACGAGTTCGGCAGCTTCGGCGACGAGACCGACCCGAAGGTGCTGGCCTCGCGGCTGGACGAGGGCCTCGACCTGCTGGCGGCGTACTGGTCGGGCGAGCGGGTCGATCACACCGGCGAGCACTACCGCGCCGATGACGTCGAGTTGCTGCCGGCAACGGTCCAGCAACCGCGGCCACCGGTCTGGATCGCCGGCTACTGGCCGCGGAAGGCCCCGATGCGCCGGGCCGCGCGCTGGGACGGCGCCGTGCCGCTGTTCAAGACCGCCAACCACGGCGAAGCCCCGCCGGTCGACGAGCTCCGCGACCTGGTCGCGTTCATCAACGACCAGCGTGAGCACACAAGCACGCCGTACGACGTGATTGTCGGCGGCATCAGCCCCGCCGACCTCGCCCGCTCCCGCGCCCTCGTCGAACCGCTCGCCGAAGCGGGCGCCACCTGGTGGGACGAACGCCAACTCATCACCGGCACCGACTTCTACCGCCTGGACCCGGTACTGCGCCGCATCGAACAAGGCCCGCCGAGCCTCGGCTGA
- a CDS encoding MFS transporter: protein MKRAFIDLGPLKVLTYRRLWIGQVLSGFGGQLTFVAVMFQVWDQTSSPAWTGAVGLAQALPLIVLGLFAGTLVDRLERRKIYLITTIGQLLTATVMASQLVTGRVPVGVLLALVAVQSAFGATAGPVARTVLPQLLSRDQLAAGIALNRIGFQGAMLLGPAIGGVIVGTWGVGVCYLVDALSFLAALYGVLGLPRMKIEGVTKPGLRGVWDGLTFVVATPVIRGALITDLAATVLSMPISLFPVINAERFGNNPRTLGLFLTAIAVGGVAASLFSGAFTRLPRHGLVMLCGSAGWGIALLLFAFSPAAWLALVCLAFAGAADTVAVVSRSTIVQLHTPPELLGRVSAAEQIVGQAGPDLGNLRGGVVAQLTSPVASLASGALLCIAAVAAVAASTPRLRQPAVTQDA, encoded by the coding sequence GTGAAACGTGCGTTCATCGACCTCGGGCCGCTGAAGGTCCTGACCTACCGGCGGTTGTGGATCGGGCAGGTGTTGTCGGGGTTCGGCGGTCAGCTGACCTTCGTCGCGGTGATGTTCCAGGTTTGGGACCAGACCTCGAGCCCGGCCTGGACCGGTGCGGTCGGACTGGCGCAGGCGTTGCCGTTGATCGTGCTCGGCCTGTTCGCGGGCACGCTCGTCGACCGGCTCGAACGGCGCAAGATCTACCTGATCACCACCATCGGGCAGTTGCTGACCGCAACCGTCATGGCCAGCCAGCTGGTGACCGGCCGGGTCCCAGTGGGGGTGCTCCTCGCGCTGGTCGCCGTACAGTCGGCGTTCGGCGCGACCGCCGGGCCGGTGGCGCGGACCGTGTTGCCGCAGCTGCTGTCGCGTGACCAGCTGGCCGCCGGGATCGCGCTCAACCGGATCGGGTTCCAGGGCGCGATGCTGCTCGGGCCGGCGATCGGTGGCGTGATCGTCGGCACCTGGGGCGTCGGCGTCTGCTACCTGGTCGACGCGCTGAGTTTCCTCGCCGCGCTGTACGGCGTACTCGGGCTGCCTCGGATGAAGATCGAGGGGGTTACGAAACCGGGATTGCGCGGGGTCTGGGACGGGTTGACGTTCGTCGTCGCGACGCCGGTGATCCGGGGCGCGTTGATCACCGACCTGGCCGCGACCGTGCTGTCGATGCCGATCAGCTTGTTCCCGGTGATCAATGCGGAGCGGTTCGGCAACAATCCTCGGACGCTCGGGTTGTTCCTGACCGCGATCGCTGTCGGCGGGGTCGCCGCGTCGTTGTTCTCCGGGGCGTTCACCCGGTTGCCGCGGCACGGGCTGGTGATGCTGTGCGGTTCGGCCGGGTGGGGGATCGCGTTGCTGCTCTTCGCGTTCTCGCCGGCCGCGTGGCTGGCGTTGGTGTGCCTCGCGTTCGCCGGTGCCGCGGACACCGTTGCGGTCGTTTCCCGCAGCACGATCGTCCAGCTGCACACGCCGCCCGAGTTGCTCGGCCGGGTCAGTGCCGCCGAGCAGATCGTCGGTCAGGCCGGTCCCGATCTCGGCAACCTCCGCGGCGGCGTGGTCGCCCAGCTCACCTCACCGGTCGCCTCGCTCGCCTCCGGGGCGTTGCTGTGTATCGCAGCAGTCGCTGCGGTCGCCGCCAGTACGCCGAGATTGCGGCAGCCGGCCGTCACGCAGGACGCGTGA
- a CDS encoding MFS transporter, with amino-acid sequence MTSRPQLLLPAAFITSLGNNIQLLGAALLLVRAEGSMLDVGWLFIAVAVPQAILSPYFGRLADRFDRRRLWIICDLVSAAAALALPVGLALGVSHQPLVYATNFALAVVAAQFMPASAALIRERVPTAQLRRFNAHYEIALQCGMLLSAAVGGFALQYFGPKPLFTFNALTFALSAVLILAVGTSRRPTEPLGEATAAVRPTAARVLPLAPLALLFGQGLVVVTVFNALLPVLLIGEWHRGPAVLGVVDALGGAGFLLAAAVYRRSAARLGDLKLAVGGFFVCTTLFALQPLFGVPVLMVLVLLGAFLFGQARIATRSLLMTSVDESRVGHAFGLANGYGLAATIVVMLIASVVTGHSDTRYGFATVAVISLLAAGLAAAWLSTISRRAASNHHGARPVVRSPSGAV; translated from the coding sequence GTGACTTCGCGCCCCCAGCTGCTGCTGCCTGCAGCCTTCATCACGTCCCTCGGTAACAACATCCAGCTCCTCGGCGCCGCACTGCTGCTCGTCCGCGCGGAGGGCTCAATGCTCGACGTCGGCTGGCTCTTCATCGCTGTCGCCGTACCGCAGGCCATCCTCTCGCCGTACTTCGGTCGCCTCGCGGACCGCTTCGACCGGCGCCGCCTGTGGATCATCTGCGACCTCGTCAGTGCGGCAGCCGCCCTTGCGCTCCCGGTCGGCCTGGCGCTCGGGGTGTCCCATCAGCCGCTCGTCTACGCGACCAACTTCGCCCTGGCGGTCGTCGCAGCCCAGTTCATGCCGGCCAGTGCCGCACTGATCCGCGAGCGAGTCCCTACCGCGCAGCTACGCCGCTTCAACGCGCACTACGAGATCGCTCTCCAGTGCGGCATGCTCCTGTCCGCCGCGGTCGGTGGATTCGCACTCCAGTACTTCGGTCCGAAGCCGCTCTTCACCTTCAACGCGCTGACCTTCGCGCTCTCCGCCGTACTGATACTCGCGGTCGGAACAAGCCGCCGGCCAACTGAGCCGCTGGGGGAAGCGACCGCGGCTGTGCGTCCCACCGCCGCAAGAGTTCTCCCGCTCGCTCCGCTGGCCTTGCTCTTCGGTCAGGGGCTCGTGGTCGTGACCGTCTTCAACGCGTTGCTTCCGGTGTTGCTGATCGGGGAGTGGCATCGCGGTCCGGCTGTCCTTGGTGTGGTCGACGCGCTGGGAGGAGCCGGCTTCCTGCTCGCTGCGGCCGTCTACCGTCGATCCGCGGCCCGCCTGGGTGACCTGAAGCTCGCGGTCGGCGGATTCTTCGTCTGTACGACGCTGTTCGCGCTGCAGCCGCTGTTCGGCGTACCCGTGCTGATGGTGCTCGTGCTGCTGGGTGCCTTCCTGTTCGGGCAGGCGCGGATCGCGACGCGGTCGTTGCTGATGACATCGGTCGACGAGTCGCGGGTCGGGCACGCGTTCGGTCTCGCCAACGGGTACGGGCTTGCCGCGACCATCGTCGTCATGCTGATCGCCTCGGTTGTCACCGGCCACTCCGACACCCGCTACGGCTTCGCGACCGTCGCCGTGATCAGCCTGCTGGCCGCCGGGCTGGCCGCGGCCTGGCTCTCAACCATTTCGCGCCGCGCCGCATCCAACCACCATGGAGCGCGACCAGTCGTTCGATCACCTAGCGGAGCGGTATGA
- a CDS encoding GNAT family N-acetyltransferase gives MTELRIVPVADDQTLLDWQRMHNEIIPTAPLSVDEIRDRRTRNVLEVAYDGDVLVGCSTVRPPSEETSAAVVIARVLPAYRRRGFGTAIYEHCLRRGRELGDGIETHILSTNEDGVRFAKAQGFVEVETYLLPGDTIPFIELRLGE, from the coding sequence ATGACTGAGCTTCGGATCGTGCCGGTGGCGGACGACCAGACGTTGCTGGACTGGCAGCGGATGCACAACGAGATCATCCCGACGGCGCCGCTGTCGGTCGACGAGATCCGCGACCGCCGGACGCGGAACGTGCTCGAGGTGGCGTACGACGGTGATGTGCTGGTCGGATGCTCCACGGTCCGGCCGCCGTCCGAGGAGACCTCGGCCGCGGTGGTGATCGCTCGCGTGCTCCCGGCGTACCGGCGTCGTGGATTCGGTACGGCGATCTACGAGCACTGCTTGCGCCGCGGGCGAGAGCTGGGCGATGGCATCGAGACGCACATCCTCAGCACCAACGAGGACGGCGTACGGTTCGCGAAGGCGCAGGGATTCGTCGAGGTGGAGACCTACCTGCTGCCCGGCGACACGATTCCGTTCATCGAACTACGGTTGGGCGAGTGA
- a CDS encoding HNH endonuclease signature motif containing protein: MRRDAEIAARFGLLGRYDVPDDPDHGAGLFEAVAFQDTSGLSDSGWLDRQEAIGRLEARLAAMKAEATAGYEASLHGVSADLGHRYPEPGDRAAEPGERRWVAGDLRSTADELALVWQMHKGAAMARIHTSCELVHNFPATLRALEEGQLTERAAFAIVRELSVLEDPDARRAAETALLEWAGKHPLQKIKQEAQREAARRSPDAQSRSHARAMNERSVRIFPNSDGTAELIHTQDALDAGAVMNSLTRAAAYRRRHGDPRSMDQLRADIALARLLPRTDTRRPAESVDNADAELRDDSTVGADATVVIHATGAEIRALINGENSTGGTAEHYGPIPQESLRKHLTRTLTRALVGGADRSRLGLRLSDEPPTGKPDRYTPDAATDRFVRQRDRTCQFPGCNQPAEFADVDHRVAFAEGGRTTTDNLHCLCRHHHRLKHEGGWVVAANPDGTTTWSSPTGRRYRTSPPDRGGSDPPDSGPADSGPDDARRRAAPG, from the coding sequence TTGCGACGGGACGCGGAGATTGCTGCGCGGTTCGGGTTGCTCGGGCGGTACGACGTACCGGATGACCCTGATCACGGCGCTGGGTTGTTCGAGGCGGTGGCGTTTCAGGACACGTCGGGGCTGAGCGACTCCGGGTGGCTGGATCGGCAGGAGGCGATCGGCCGGTTGGAGGCGCGGCTGGCGGCGATGAAGGCAGAGGCGACCGCCGGGTACGAGGCCTCGTTGCACGGGGTGTCAGCTGATCTCGGGCACCGCTACCCCGAGCCTGGAGATCGGGCTGCGGAACCGGGCGAACGTCGTTGGGTGGCCGGCGATCTCCGGTCGACCGCTGATGAGCTCGCGTTGGTGTGGCAGATGCACAAGGGTGCTGCGATGGCGCGGATTCATACGTCGTGCGAGTTGGTGCACAATTTTCCGGCGACGTTGCGGGCGCTGGAGGAGGGGCAGTTGACCGAGCGGGCCGCTTTCGCGATCGTGCGGGAGTTGTCGGTGCTGGAGGATCCGGACGCGCGGCGGGCGGCTGAGACGGCGTTGCTGGAGTGGGCCGGGAAGCATCCGTTGCAGAAGATCAAGCAGGAGGCGCAGCGGGAGGCTGCTCGACGGTCGCCGGACGCGCAGAGCAGGTCACATGCGCGGGCGATGAATGAGCGGTCGGTGCGGATCTTTCCGAACAGTGACGGCACGGCTGAGCTGATCCACACCCAGGACGCTTTGGACGCCGGCGCGGTGATGAACAGCCTCACGCGCGCGGCGGCGTACCGGCGTCGGCACGGCGACCCCCGGTCGATGGACCAGCTGCGCGCCGACATTGCCCTGGCTCGCCTTCTGCCACGTACTGACACTCGACGGCCGGCGGAATCAGTCGACAACGCGGACGCTGAGCTACGCGACGACTCGACCGTTGGCGCAGATGCCACCGTAGTCATCCACGCGACCGGCGCTGAGATCCGCGCCCTGATCAACGGCGAGAACAGCACCGGCGGGACGGCGGAACATTATGGGCCGATTCCTCAGGAATCCTTGCGCAAGCACCTCACACGCACCCTGACTCGGGCTCTCGTCGGGGGCGCCGACCGATCCCGGCTCGGCCTTCGGCTCAGCGACGAGCCACCCACCGGGAAGCCGGACAGGTACACGCCGGATGCGGCTACTGATCGCTTCGTCCGCCAGCGTGATCGAACCTGTCAGTTCCCCGGGTGCAACCAGCCCGCCGAGTTCGCGGACGTCGACCATCGCGTCGCGTTCGCTGAAGGCGGCCGTACCACGACGGACAACCTCCATTGCCTGTGCCGGCATCATCACCGTCTCAAGCATGAAGGTGGATGGGTCGTCGCAGCCAATCCCGATGGCACGACGACTTGGTCCAGCCCTACGGGACGGCGCTACCGCACGTCTCCGCCTGATCGCGGCGGTTCTGATCCACCCGATTCTGGTCCGGCGGATTCTGGTCCGGACGATGCGCGGCGGCGTGCGGCGCCGGGCTGA
- a CDS encoding MarR family winged helix-turn-helix transcriptional regulator, whose amino-acid sequence MEDPTEQSLWRPLHELLARLDAEIGQIYTERDITGLKPTYVRELLQLHLKGPMTITELADAIGRTHSALSQKVAAMRTAGLVRTVPGADARSKQVTLTAKSKKVVELLAAEWRATEAVLAELEAELPYPMTQVVRDVEEALARKSFHDRIAEKLQ is encoded by the coding sequence ATGGAGGATCCCACTGAGCAGAGTTTGTGGCGGCCGTTGCACGAGTTGCTGGCGCGGCTCGATGCCGAGATCGGGCAGATCTACACCGAGCGGGACATCACAGGGCTGAAGCCGACGTACGTGCGGGAGCTGCTCCAGCTGCACCTCAAAGGGCCGATGACGATCACCGAGCTGGCCGACGCGATCGGGCGGACGCACTCGGCGCTCAGCCAGAAGGTGGCCGCGATGCGCACCGCCGGTCTGGTCCGGACCGTGCCGGGCGCGGATGCACGGAGCAAACAGGTCACGCTCACGGCCAAGTCCAAGAAGGTCGTCGAGCTGCTTGCTGCCGAGTGGCGGGCGACGGAGGCCGTACTCGCCGAGCTCGAGGCCGAGTTGCCGTACCCGATGACTCAGGTCGTCCGTGATGTCGAGGAAGCACTGGCCCGGAAGAGCTTCCATGACCGGATCGCGGAGAAGCTGCAGTGA
- a CDS encoding 2OG-Fe(II) oxygenase — translation MNKYERRVAGADWDAVAASVDDLGCALLPQLLTPAEAAPIAGMYDDVQRYRATIDMARHRFGEGQYRYFDRPFPEAVEALRQALYPRLLPIAREWYSKLGREAEWPDTLDEWLDICHRAGQARPTPILLRYGAGDWNALHRDLYGDKVFPLQVVINLNDPGVDHTGGEFLLVEQRPRAQSRGTSTLIPQGHGLVFTTRDRPVKSARGWSAAPVRHGVSTIRSGQRHTLGLVFHDAK, via the coding sequence ATGAACAAGTACGAACGACGCGTGGCCGGAGCCGACTGGGACGCTGTAGCCGCTTCGGTTGATGATCTCGGTTGTGCGCTGCTGCCGCAGCTGCTGACACCGGCCGAGGCGGCGCCCATCGCTGGGATGTACGACGACGTACAGCGGTACCGGGCGACGATCGACATGGCGCGGCATCGGTTCGGCGAGGGGCAGTACCGGTACTTCGATCGGCCGTTCCCGGAGGCTGTGGAGGCGTTGCGGCAGGCACTGTATCCGCGGCTGCTGCCGATCGCGCGGGAGTGGTATTCGAAGCTCGGGCGGGAGGCGGAGTGGCCGGACACGCTCGACGAGTGGCTCGACATATGTCATCGGGCTGGACAAGCGCGGCCGACGCCGATTCTGCTGCGGTACGGCGCGGGCGACTGGAACGCCTTGCACCGTGACCTCTATGGCGACAAGGTGTTCCCGCTTCAGGTCGTGATCAATCTGAACGACCCAGGCGTCGATCACACGGGCGGCGAGTTCCTGCTGGTCGAGCAGCGGCCGCGGGCTCAGTCGCGGGGTACGTCGACGCTGATCCCGCAGGGGCACGGGTTGGTGTTCACGACCCGCGACCGTCCGGTGAAATCAGCACGTGGTTGGTCGGCCGCTCCGGTGCGGCATGGCGTGTCCACAATCCGCTCAGGACAGCGCCACACCCTCGGACTGGTCTTCCACGACGCGAAATGA
- a CDS encoding formylglycine-generating enzyme family protein, whose product MSDHHSSCCAPARGEAAAPPPVPTTRGEHGVEQVVLSGGSFAMGNNNGDENAADGETPVHQVELAPFSIDATSVTNADFARFADATGYRTEAETFGYSAVFHLALAAEPDEVMGPASGTPWWVGVRQADWRHPGGSRSDLDGLDDHPVVHVSWNDAVAYSKWAGRRLPTEAEWEYASRGGLEGARYPWSDELLDDEWRCNIWQGEFPRTNTEEDGYLTTAPVRTFQPNGYGLWQMVGNVWEWCADWFGPRYYKFSPAENPPGPSLGAARVIRGGSYLCHDSYCNRYRNAARSSNTPESSMGNAGFRTVGLTRPA is encoded by the coding sequence ATGAGCGATCACCATTCGTCCTGTTGTGCGCCGGCGCGTGGTGAGGCGGCGGCGCCTCCGCCGGTGCCGACCACGCGCGGGGAGCATGGGGTCGAGCAGGTTGTGCTCAGTGGCGGCTCGTTCGCGATGGGTAACAACAACGGCGACGAGAACGCCGCCGACGGCGAGACGCCGGTGCATCAGGTCGAGTTGGCGCCGTTCAGCATCGACGCGACCAGCGTGACGAACGCCGACTTCGCCCGCTTCGCCGATGCGACCGGTTACCGGACCGAGGCCGAGACCTTCGGGTACTCCGCGGTGTTCCACCTCGCCCTCGCCGCGGAACCCGACGAAGTGATGGGCCCCGCGTCCGGGACCCCGTGGTGGGTCGGTGTGCGCCAGGCAGACTGGCGGCATCCGGGCGGCTCGCGGTCCGATCTCGACGGCCTCGACGACCATCCCGTCGTCCATGTCAGCTGGAACGACGCGGTCGCGTACAGCAAGTGGGCGGGGCGACGGCTGCCGACCGAGGCCGAATGGGAGTACGCCTCCCGCGGAGGCCTCGAAGGCGCACGGTACCCGTGGAGCGACGAGCTGCTCGACGACGAGTGGCGGTGCAACATTTGGCAGGGCGAGTTCCCGCGGACGAACACCGAGGAGGACGGCTACCTGACCACTGCCCCGGTCCGCACCTTCCAGCCGAACGGCTACGGACTGTGGCAGATGGTCGGCAATGTTTGGGAGTGGTGCGCGGACTGGTTCGGCCCGCGCTACTACAAGTTCTCCCCCGCCGAGAACCCACCCGGGCCGTCGCTCGGCGCAGCCCGGGTGATCCGCGGCGGTTCGTACCTCTGCCACGACTCGTATTGCAACCGCTACCGCAACGCCGCCCGCTCGTCGAACACGCCGGAGTCCTCGATGGGCAACGCCGGCTTCCGTACGGTCGGTCTCACGCGTCCTGCGTGA
- a CDS encoding Gfo/Idh/MocA family protein gives MLRVALVGTENSHADEIVRHLNVDPVADTARIVALVGADDERNRKLATTGGITELVPTSAELLGNVDALIATNRDGALHREHAVPFLEAGVPVWVDKPLAASTADARAILEASRRGGAPVTSYSAVRWVADADALAAASVGELQAVTVTGPADPDSEYSGIFFYGIHAADLAQRLAPGEPGPVKVERVGSTVVVRYLCGGVLVTLQLVKPTDAGRVPFHAELVGRTGLVSRDVQLDSEYVVPGLKVFLGMLESGERPLDDATMLAPITVLEQV, from the coding sequence ATGCTGCGCGTCGCTCTGGTTGGTACCGAGAACAGCCATGCGGACGAGATCGTCCGGCACCTGAACGTCGATCCTGTCGCTGACACCGCCCGCATCGTGGCGCTCGTCGGCGCGGACGACGAACGCAACCGGAAGCTCGCCACGACCGGTGGCATCACCGAACTCGTGCCGACCTCGGCCGAGTTGCTCGGCAACGTGGACGCGCTGATCGCCACTAATCGGGACGGCGCGTTGCACCGCGAGCACGCCGTACCGTTTCTGGAAGCAGGCGTTCCGGTGTGGGTGGACAAGCCGTTGGCCGCGAGTACGGCGGATGCGCGGGCGATCCTGGAGGCGTCGCGGCGCGGTGGCGCGCCGGTGACGTCGTACTCCGCCGTGCGATGGGTCGCGGACGCGGATGCCCTCGCTGCGGCCTCGGTGGGTGAGCTGCAGGCGGTGACGGTGACTGGGCCGGCTGATCCGGACAGTGAGTACAGCGGGATCTTCTTCTACGGGATCCACGCGGCTGATCTGGCGCAGCGGTTGGCTCCTGGCGAGCCTGGTCCGGTGAAGGTCGAGCGCGTCGGGTCCACTGTCGTCGTGCGCTACCTGTGCGGCGGGGTGCTGGTGACGTTGCAGTTGGTGAAGCCGACGGACGCCGGGCGGGTGCCGTTCCATGCCGAGCTCGTCGGGCGGACGGGGCTGGTGAGTCGCGACGTACAGCTCGACTCGGAGTACGTCGTACCGGGGCTGAAGGTCTTCCTCGGGATGCTCGAGTCCGGTGAGCGGCCCCTTGACGACGCGACGATGCTCGCCCCGATCACGGTGCTGGAACAAGTGTGA